One window from the genome of Halostella litorea encodes:
- a CDS encoding bacterio-opsin activator domain-containing protein — MASLATAADSATRTTVLYVGERTAVVSAAAELFDADLRNADASRRAALDRMDADVDCLVVDASLPDGRGVDLLAAVRRTYPELAGVVLVESGPVPEIGSKPPTDYVRVADGAEPLATRIRNVLSRRAPTGGLADHLFDSAVRNGPDAVVVVDDRTEIRFANEAVADVFGYDPAAVVGSPVTDLVPTERREPFLEAFARHVVDGSVGEWTQVRGRGRHRNGRDIPLSLSFHHGRYEGGRLFTAIVREESERRDREATLERQRDELAELDRINRLIREVAHVLIDATSRSEMEQAVCDLLADSGPYAFAWIGRENLARNRVIPRFEAGAAEGYLDAVSDSDYDTLSDGGPAAQAVIDRSVTVVDDVGTDERFEPWREDALDRGLRSVATVPVQYEETVLGVLALYEEEVGAFDEREAAVLEEVGRLIGYAMTAVDRKEALVADDRTELEFRLTDDDHFFTGVTAGTDVEVTFEGMTPRTEESDLVYATVRGGSPEAIRDAAADAAVVEDATALGEHEDGVGFEFTTTDDTVAATLASYGASVVSMRAADGSARIVAELPATADVRSVVEAVTAEFDGMELLAQRDRQRTEARDGGGPGLWRADLLGSLTERQRTVLETAYRSGYFQWPRERTAEEVADSLGITSPTLHNHLRLAQGELFGALFEGD; from the coding sequence ATGGCGTCTCTGGCTACCGCTGCCGATTCGGCGACCCGTACGACCGTGCTCTACGTCGGGGAGCGCACCGCCGTCGTCTCGGCCGCCGCGGAACTGTTCGACGCCGACCTGCGAAACGCCGACGCCTCCCGGCGGGCGGCGCTCGACCGGATGGACGCCGACGTCGACTGTCTGGTCGTCGACGCGTCGCTCCCCGACGGGCGCGGCGTCGACCTCCTCGCGGCGGTGCGGCGCACCTACCCCGAACTCGCCGGGGTCGTGCTCGTGGAATCGGGTCCCGTCCCGGAAATCGGGTCGAAGCCGCCGACCGACTACGTCAGGGTCGCGGACGGGGCGGAGCCGCTGGCGACGCGGATCCGGAACGTGCTTTCGCGGCGCGCGCCCACCGGCGGGCTGGCGGACCACCTGTTCGACTCCGCCGTCCGGAACGGCCCGGACGCCGTCGTCGTCGTCGACGACCGGACGGAGATCCGGTTCGCCAACGAGGCGGTGGCCGACGTGTTCGGGTACGACCCGGCGGCCGTCGTGGGGTCGCCGGTCACCGACCTAGTCCCGACCGAGCGCCGCGAGCCCTTCTTGGAGGCGTTCGCGCGACACGTCGTCGACGGCTCGGTCGGGGAGTGGACCCAGGTGCGGGGCCGCGGGCGACACCGGAACGGGCGGGATATCCCGCTGTCGCTGTCCTTCCACCACGGGCGGTACGAGGGCGGGAGGCTGTTTACCGCCATCGTCCGGGAGGAGTCCGAGCGACGCGACCGCGAGGCGACGCTGGAGCGCCAGCGGGACGAACTGGCCGAACTCGACCGCATCAACCGACTCATCCGGGAGGTGGCGCACGTCCTCATCGACGCCACGTCGCGCTCGGAGATGGAGCAGGCGGTCTGTGACCTGCTGGCGGACTCCGGGCCGTACGCCTTCGCCTGGATCGGCCGGGAGAACCTGGCGCGGAACAGGGTGATCCCGAGGTTCGAGGCCGGCGCGGCGGAGGGCTACCTCGACGCGGTGAGCGACTCGGACTACGACACCCTCTCCGACGGGGGCCCGGCGGCGCAGGCCGTCATCGACCGGTCGGTGACCGTGGTCGACGACGTCGGGACCGACGAGCGGTTCGAACCGTGGCGGGAGGACGCGCTGGACCGCGGGCTCCGGTCGGTTGCGACCGTCCCGGTCCAGTACGAGGAGACCGTGTTGGGCGTGCTGGCGCTGTACGAGGAGGAGGTAGGAGCGTTCGACGAGCGCGAGGCGGCGGTGCTGGAGGAGGTCGGGCGGCTGATCGGCTACGCGATGACGGCCGTCGACCGCAAGGAGGCGCTGGTCGCCGACGACCGGACCGAACTCGAATTCAGGTTGACCGACGACGACCACTTCTTCACGGGGGTCACCGCGGGGACGGACGTGGAGGTCACGTTCGAGGGGATGACGCCGCGCACGGAGGAGTCGGACCTGGTGTACGCGACCGTTCGGGGCGGGTCACCGGAGGCGATCCGCGACGCGGCCGCGGACGCCGCCGTCGTCGAGGACGCCACGGCGCTCGGGGAGCACGAGGACGGCGTCGGCTTCGAGTTCACGACGACCGACGACACGGTCGCGGCGACACTGGCGTCGTACGGCGCGAGCGTGGTGTCGATGCGGGCCGCGGACGGGAGCGCGCGGATCGTCGCGGAACTGCCGGCGACCGCGGACGTGCGGTCGGTCGTCGAGGCCGTCACGGCGGAGTTCGACGGGATGGAACTGCTGGCACAGCGCGACCGGCAGCGGACGGAGGCCCGCGACGGCGGCGGGCCGGGACTGTGGCGCGCCGACCTGCTCGGCTCGCTGACGGAGCGCCAGCGGACGGTGCTGGAGACCGCCTACCGGTCGGGCTACTTCCAGTGGCCCCGGGAGCGGACCGCCGAGGAGGTGGCGGACTCGCTCGGCATCACCTCACCGACGCTCCACAACCACCTGCGGCTGGCACAGGGGGAACTGTTCGGCGCGCTGTTCGAGGGCGACTGA
- a CDS encoding DNA topoisomerase I, with protein sequence MELIITEKENAARRIAEILSGGSADADRRNGVNVYEWGGKRCVGLSGHVVGVDFPDEYSDWRDVEPVELVDAAVEKRPTQENIVRTLRLLARDADAVTIATDYDREGELIGKEAYELVREVNEDVPIQRVRFSSITDNEVRDAFAEPEDLDFDLAAAGEARQVIDLVWGAALTRFLSLSAGQLGDDFISVGRVQSPTLKLIVDREREIQAFEPEEYREIYADLLKAGGDDPFEAQYFYRDEDGNEAERVWDAEAATGTYETLSAADAVAVDRVNRRTRTDAPPAPFNTTQFIRAAGSLGYSAQRAMSIAEDLYTAGYVTYPRTDNTVYPDDLDPEVLLDEFVGHREFGDDAESLLELDGIDPTEGDEETTDHPPIHPTGEFPGAGELSDDEWEVYELVVRRFFATVAEEAEWEHLKVVASVDDCSLKANGKRLVEAGYHDVYPYFSTSENYVPDVSEGEELSVTDVRLEEKETQPPRRYGQSRLIETMEDMGIGTKSTRHNTVEKLYDRGYVENDPPRPTQLAMAVVEAAEEYADRVVSEEMTKQLEADMTAIAEGEASLDDVTEESREMLGTVFESLTDSREEVGDHLRKSLKADKRLGPCPECGDDLLVRRSSRGSAFVGCDGYPDCEYTLPLPNTGKPLILDETCDEHDLHHVKMLAGRSTFVHGCPQCKANEAGEGPVIGDCPACGEEHGGELAIKQLRNGSRLVGCTRYPDCDYSLPLPRRGEIEVTDERCEEHDLPELLVHNGDEPWELGCPVCNYREYQARESDSGSDLEALDGVGTKTAEKLVEAGVESIDDLTDADPDDVASEVEGVSADRIRDWQAQA encoded by the coding sequence GTGGAGCTGATAATCACCGAGAAGGAAAACGCCGCGCGCCGGATCGCCGAGATCCTGAGCGGCGGGAGCGCCGACGCCGACCGCCGCAACGGCGTCAACGTGTACGAGTGGGGCGGGAAGCGCTGCGTGGGGCTGTCCGGTCACGTCGTCGGCGTCGACTTCCCGGACGAGTACAGCGACTGGCGCGACGTCGAGCCGGTCGAACTGGTCGACGCCGCGGTCGAGAAGCGCCCGACCCAGGAGAACATCGTCCGCACGCTCCGCCTGCTTGCCCGGGACGCCGACGCCGTCACCATCGCCACCGACTACGACCGCGAGGGGGAACTGATCGGGAAGGAGGCCTACGAACTCGTCCGCGAGGTCAACGAGGACGTACCGATCCAGCGCGTCCGCTTCTCCTCGATCACCGACAACGAGGTGCGCGACGCGTTCGCGGAGCCGGAGGACCTCGACTTCGACCTCGCGGCGGCGGGCGAGGCCCGGCAGGTGATCGACCTCGTCTGGGGCGCGGCGCTGACCCGCTTCCTCTCGCTGTCGGCCGGGCAACTGGGCGACGACTTCATCAGCGTGGGCCGGGTCCAGTCGCCGACGCTGAAGCTCATCGTCGACCGCGAACGCGAGATACAGGCGTTCGAACCGGAGGAGTACCGCGAGATCTACGCGGACCTGCTGAAAGCCGGCGGCGACGACCCGTTCGAGGCGCAGTACTTCTACCGCGACGAGGACGGCAACGAGGCCGAGCGCGTCTGGGACGCCGAGGCCGCGACCGGGACGTACGAGACGCTGTCGGCCGCCGACGCGGTGGCGGTCGACCGGGTCAACCGCCGCACCCGCACCGACGCGCCGCCGGCCCCGTTCAACACCACGCAGTTCATCCGCGCGGCCGGCAGCCTCGGCTACTCCGCCCAGCGCGCGATGAGCATCGCCGAGGACCTGTACACCGCCGGCTACGTCACCTACCCCCGTACTGACAACACCGTCTACCCGGACGACCTGGACCCGGAGGTGCTGCTCGACGAGTTCGTCGGCCACCGCGAGTTCGGCGACGACGCCGAGTCGCTGCTCGAACTCGACGGGATCGACCCGACGGAGGGCGACGAGGAGACGACCGACCACCCGCCGATCCACCCGACCGGCGAGTTCCCCGGCGCGGGCGAACTCTCCGACGACGAGTGGGAGGTGTACGAACTGGTCGTCCGCCGCTTTTTCGCCACCGTCGCCGAGGAGGCCGAGTGGGAGCACCTGAAGGTGGTCGCGAGCGTCGACGACTGCTCGCTGAAGGCGAACGGCAAGCGCCTCGTCGAGGCTGGCTACCACGACGTCTACCCGTACTTCTCGACCAGCGAGAACTACGTGCCCGACGTGAGCGAGGGCGAGGAACTGTCGGTGACCGACGTCCGTCTGGAGGAAAAGGAGACGCAACCGCCGCGGCGCTACGGCCAGTCCCGCCTCATCGAGACCATGGAGGACATGGGGATCGGGACGAAGTCGACCCGCCACAACACCGTCGAGAAGCTGTACGACCGCGGCTACGTCGAGAACGACCCGCCCCGGCCCACCCAGCTTGCGATGGCGGTCGTCGAGGCCGCCGAGGAGTACGCCGACCGCGTCGTCAGCGAGGAGATGACCAAGCAACTGGAGGCCGACATGACCGCCATCGCGGAGGGCGAGGCGAGCCTGGACGACGTGACCGAGGAGTCCCGCGAGATGCTGGGGACGGTGTTCGAGTCGCTGACCGACTCCCGCGAGGAGGTCGGCGACCACCTCCGGAAGTCGCTGAAGGCCGACAAGCGGCTCGGTCCCTGTCCCGAATGCGGGGACGACCTGCTCGTCCGGCGCAGTTCGCGGGGGTCGGCGTTCGTCGGCTGCGACGGCTACCCCGACTGCGAGTACACGCTGCCCCTGCCGAACACGGGCAAGCCGCTCATCCTCGACGAGACCTGCGACGAGCACGACCTCCACCACGTGAAGATGCTCGCCGGCCGGAGCACGTTCGTCCACGGCTGCCCGCAGTGCAAGGCCAACGAAGCCGGCGAGGGGCCGGTCATCGGCGACTGTCCGGCCTGTGGCGAGGAGCACGGCGGCGAACTGGCGATCAAACAGCTCCGCAACGGCTCTCGGCTGGTCGGCTGCACGCGCTACCCCGACTGCGACTACTCGCTGCCGCTGCCCCGGCGCGGCGAGATAGAGGTCACCGACGAGCGCTGCGAGGAGCACGACCTGCCGGAACTGCTCGTCCACAACGGCGACGAGCCGTGGGAACTGGGCTGTCCCGTCTGCAACTACCGCGAGTACCAGGCCCGCGAGAGCGACTCCGGCTCCGACCTCGAAGCGCTCGACGGCGTCGGCACGAAGACCGCCGAGAAGCTGGTCGAGGCCGGCGTCGAGAGCATCGACGACCTGACCGACGCCGACCCGGACGACGTGGCAAGCGAGGTAGAGGGCGTCAGCGCCGACCGGATCCGCGACTGGCAGGCCCAGGCCTGA